One part of the Oceanihabitans sp. IOP_32 genome encodes these proteins:
- the purE gene encoding 5-(carboxyamino)imidazole ribonucleotide mutase produces MNKVGIIMGSKSDLPIMQEAINILKTFDIEVEVDIVSAHRTPEKLFEYGKQAHTKGFAVIIAGAGGAAHLPGMIASLSPLPVIGVPVKSSNSIDGWDSVLSILQMPGGVPVATVALNGAKNAGILAAQIIGSNNASVLNKIIAYKEDLKQMVHNSAKDLN; encoded by the coding sequence ATGAATAAAGTAGGAATTATAATGGGAAGCAAAAGTGATCTTCCTATCATGCAAGAAGCGATTAACATTTTAAAAACATTTGATATTGAGGTGGAAGTCGATATCGTGTCTGCCCACCGCACACCCGAAAAATTGTTTGAGTATGGTAAACAAGCGCACACAAAAGGCTTTGCTGTCATAATTGCTGGCGCTGGTGGTGCCGCACATTTACCTGGTATGATAGCCTCGCTATCACCACTTCCAGTAATTGGCGTACCAGTTAAAAGCAGCAACTCTATTGATGGTTGGGACTCTGTGCTTTCTATTCTTCAAATGCCTGGTGGTGTGCCTGTTGCTACTGTAGCTTTAAATGGCGCGAAAAACGCAGGCATATTGGCTGCACAAATTATAGGCTCAAACAATGCCTCTGTTTTAAATAAAATTATAGCATATAAAGAAGATTTAAAACAAATGGTTCATAACTCGGCTAAAGACTTGAATTAA
- a CDS encoding 5-(carboxyamino)imidazole ribonucleotide synthase, whose translation MNYFSSNFKLGILGGGQLGKMLLNNTRKFDVYTCVLDASDQAPCKIACNEFHLGDLLDYDTVYKFGKQVDVLTIEIENVNVDALEALEKEGIKVYPSSKTLRTIQNKATQKLFYIDNDLPTAPFSRFAYTSQIKDAIKHGGLNLPFVWKCAQFGYDGTGVKIARTLEDLEGLPNVECITEKLVPFKNELAVIVARNANGEIKTFPVVEMEFHPEANQVEYVICPARIDSKIAEMATQIALNASKAFNHVGLLAVEMFQTEDDNILINEVAPRPHNSGHQTIEASFTSQFEQHIRAVLNLPLGRTDSKVGGIMVNLVGEEGYSGNVIYQNIENIMKMDGVTPHIYGKKQTRPFRKMGHVTIVNEDLVEARRIAQEVKNTIKVISE comes from the coding sequence ATGAATTATTTCTCTTCAAATTTTAAACTCGGTATTCTAGGAGGCGGCCAACTGGGAAAAATGCTACTAAACAATACCAGAAAATTTGATGTTTACACCTGTGTTTTAGACGCCAGCGACCAAGCTCCATGTAAAATTGCATGTAATGAGTTTCATTTGGGCGATTTATTAGATTACGATACCGTTTATAAATTTGGAAAGCAAGTTGATGTCCTAACCATCGAAATTGAAAATGTAAATGTAGACGCTTTAGAAGCACTTGAGAAAGAAGGCATAAAAGTTTACCCTTCTTCAAAAACATTACGTACTATTCAAAACAAAGCGACACAGAAATTATTTTATATAGATAATGATTTACCTACAGCTCCATTTTCTCGTTTTGCTTATACCTCTCAAATTAAAGATGCCATAAAACATGGGGGCCTAAACCTGCCTTTTGTTTGGAAGTGTGCACAATTTGGATACGATGGTACGGGCGTTAAAATTGCACGAACATTAGAAGATTTAGAGGGTTTACCTAATGTAGAATGTATTACAGAAAAACTTGTGCCTTTTAAAAATGAGTTGGCCGTTATTGTGGCTAGAAATGCCAATGGAGAGATAAAAACATTTCCTGTGGTAGAAATGGAATTTCACCCAGAGGCCAATCAAGTCGAGTATGTAATTTGCCCTGCTCGAATTGATAGCAAGATTGCAGAGATGGCCACCCAAATTGCCTTAAATGCATCGAAAGCGTTTAATCATGTTGGTCTTTTAGCTGTTGAAATGTTTCAAACGGAGGACGATAATATTTTAATTAATGAAGTCGCGCCACGACCACATAACTCTGGTCACCAAACGATTGAAGCCAGTTTTACCTCACAATTTGAGCAGCATATTCGAGCCGTTTTAAACCTTCCTTTAGGTCGCACCGATAGTAAAGTTGGCGGCATTATGGTCAATTTAGTTGGCGAAGAAGGCTACTCTGGTAACGTGATTTACCAAAATATTGAAAACATAATGAAAATGGACGGTGTTACACCACACATTTATGGCAAAAAACAAACACGACCTTTTCGTAAAATGGGTCATGTAACTATTGTTAACGAAGATTTGGTTGAGGCGCGCAGAATTGCACAAGAAGTTAAGAATACCATTAAGGTAATAAGCGAATAA